The Scyliorhinus canicula chromosome 20, sScyCan1.1, whole genome shotgun sequence genome has a window encoding:
- the lsm8 gene encoding LSM8 homolog, U6 small nuclear RNA associated, which translates to MTSALETYINRTVAVVTADGRMIVGTLKGFDQTINLILDESHERVFSSQQGVEQVVLGLYIVRGDNVAVIGEIDEETDSALDLGNIRAEPLNSVVH; encoded by the exons atgacctCGGCCCTGGAGACCTACATCAACC GTACTGTTGCAGTCGTTACAGCAGATGGAAGAATGATTGTG GGAACCCTGAAAGGATTTGACCAGACAATCAACCTAATCCTGGATGAGAGTCATGAGCGAGTATTTAGCTCACAACAAGGCGTGGAACAAGTTGTACTTGGCTTATACATAGTGAGAGGGGACAATGT GGCAGTGATTGGTGAAATAGATGAAGAAACAGATTCTGCGTTGGATTTGGGAAACATCAGAGCTGAGCCTTTAAATTCTGTGGTACACTAA